TCCAAAAACTAACAGTACCAATGCCCAGAAAATGTTTGCACCGACTCCAGCCCAAAATTCAGGATCCGTATAAGGCTTAATTAATCGCTTAAAAAAGTATACTAATTTATCCATCTATTCACCTACATTTTCAAGTAAGTTGATCAATCGATTAAACTCCTCTTCAGAAGTAAATTCAATTGCAATCTTTCCTTTTTTACGTGATTTAGAGATTTCTACTTTAGTGCCTAGATGCTGCTTCAATGATTCTTCATGTTTCACAAGAAACTTCGGCTTTTGTTTCGCTTTCACTTTTTTATCATCAGTCTTAATCTCTTCTTGATTCATCGTTTTAATAAAATCTTCTAGAGCACGTACACTCATTGCCTCTTTGACAACTTTATGCGCCACTTTAATCATATCGTCTTCATTTTTCAGGCCAAGTAAAGTACGTCCATGACCTCCTGAAATTTCTTTTTGATTAATCATAGTCTTTACTTCTTGTGGCAAGTTTAATAATCGTAACAAGTTCGCAATGTAAGAACGAGATTTCCCTAATCTATCTGCGGTTTCTGCTTGTGTTAAATTCAAATGTTTCATCAGTGATTCATAACTCTTTGCTTCTTCTAACGGATTTAAATCTTCACGTTGTAGATTCTCAATGATTGCAAGCTCCATCATCTGCTGATCTGTGAGCTCTTTAACAATTGCTGGAATTTTATTTTTACCTGCCAACTTACTCGCTCTAAAGCGTCTTTCACCGACTACTATGTCATAGCCTTTAACTGATTTTCGTACAACAATCGGCTGCAGAACTCCATGCAGTTTGATCGATTCACTTAATTCCTGTAATGCTGCTTCATCAAATTCTATTCTTGGCTGATATGGATTCGGACGTAATTCTGCAACATGCAGCTCTTCAACAATTTCATCCTGACTATTTTCTTGAAACAATGCATCCAGACCTCTACCAAGACCTTTCCCTAAACCTCTAGCCATTACTAATTACCTCCTCAGCTAAGCTTTTATAAGTCTTAGCTCCCGTAGAACGCGCATCATAAGCATTAATCGGTTGACCATGAGAAGGTGCTTCAGATAAACGTACATTTCTCGGAATAACTGTTTCATACACTTTGTCTCCGAAATGTGCTTTCACTTCCGCGATGACATCATTACCTAGATTTGTACGTGCATCGAACATTGTAAGTAACACACCTTCAATTACTAGCGACTGATTAAGATGTCGTTGTACAAGCTTGATTGTATTCAACAGCTGACTTAAACCTTCAAGTGCATAGTATTCACATTGTACAGGAATAATAATGCCACTTGCTGCTGTAAAGGAATTGATTGTAAGTAGTCCTAGAGACGGTGGACAATCAATAATAATATAATCAAACTCCTCGTTTAACTCTTTAAAAGCATATTTCAGTCGAACTTCTCTGCTCATAGCTGAAACAAGTTCAATCTCTGCACCAGCAAGTGCGATATTTGCCGGAATAATATACAGATTTTCCTGTGCTGTTGGCAATACACACTTATTGATATCTGTATC
Above is a window of Macrococcoides canis DNA encoding:
- a CDS encoding ParB/RepB/Spo0J family partition protein, whose translation is MARGLGKGLGRGLDALFQENSQDEIVEELHVAELRPNPYQPRIEFDEAALQELSESIKLHGVLQPIVVRKSVKGYDIVVGERRFRASKLAGKNKIPAIVKELTDQQMMELAIIENLQREDLNPLEEAKSYESLMKHLNLTQAETADRLGKSRSYIANLLRLLNLPQEVKTMINQKEISGGHGRTLLGLKNEDDMIKVAHKVVKEAMSVRALEDFIKTMNQEEIKTDDKKVKAKQKPKFLVKHEESLKQHLGTKVEISKSRKKGKIAIEFTSEEEFNRLINLLENVGE
- a CDS encoding ParA family protein, with product MTKILAIANQKGGVGKTTTSVNLSAALSELGKKVLLVDTDPQGNATSGVGIDKNNVTNSVYDMLVEDTDINKCVLPTAQENLYIIPANIALAGAEIELVSAMSREVRLKYAFKELNEEFDYIIIDCPPSLGLLTINSFTAASGIIIPVQCEYYALEGLSQLLNTIKLVQRHLNQSLVIEGVLLTMFDARTNLGNDVIAEVKAHFGDKVYETVIPRNVRLSEAPSHGQPINAYDARSTGAKTYKSLAEEVISNG